TGGTGAGCAAAAGCTGGCATATGTATCTGGTTGGTTTTCTTTTTGGGCTCGGCTTTGACACCGCGACTGAGATTGGCGTGCTGGGCATCTCGGCGGCGGGCGCGTCAAACGGCATGTCGGTCTGGTCGATTCTGGTCTTCCCGGCGCTCTTTACCAGCGGTATGGCGCTTATCGACACGCTCGACAACCTGGTGATGGTGGGCGCGTATGGCTGGGCCTTCAGCAAGCCGCAGCGCAAGCTCTATTACAATATGACCATTACCGGCACGTCGGTGGTGGTGGCGCTCTTTATCGGCGGGCTGGAGGCGCTGGGGCTGCTGATGGATAAATTCGGTCTTTCCGGCGGCCTCTGGGATTGGGTGGCCGGCGTGAACGATAATCTTGGCGACGCCGGGTTTATCGTGGTCGGTCTGTTCATCGCCTGCTGGGCGCTGTCGATTCTGAACTACCGCCTGAAAGGCTACGACGCGCTGCCTGCGCGCTGAGCCGCAACGCGCCTTTCGTCACGTCACTTTTGACGACAGGCGCGCCCTCGACACGTATTTTCCTCTCCAACCCGCATGCGGCGCGCTTTCCGGCAGCTGGCACGCTTTCTGCATTATCCGCTCCACTATTTACGCAGTTAACTCTGGAGCATGACCGATGAAAAAAGTCGTTACGGTTTGCCCCTATTGCGCGTCGGGTTGCAAAATCAACCTGATCGTCGATAACGGCAAGGTCGTTAAGGCGGAAGCGGCAATGGGGAAAACCAATCAGGGCGATTTATGCCTGAAGGGCTATTACGGCTGGGATTTTATCAATGATACCCAGATCCTCACTCCGCGCCTGAAAACGCCAATGATTCGCCGTGAGCGCGGCGGCCGGCTGGAAGCGGTCTCCTGGGAGGAGGCGCTGGACTATGTGGCGCAGCGCCTCGGCGACATTAAAGCCAAATATGGCCCGGACGCCATCATGACCACCGGCTCCTCGCGCGGCACCGGCAACGAAACCAACTATGTGATGCAAAAATTTGCCCGCGCGGCGATCGGCACCAATAACGTCGATTGCTGCGCGCGCGTCTGACACGGCCCCTCGGTTGCAGGTCTGCACCAGTCGGTCGGTAACGGCGCCATGAGCAACTCCATCACTGGCATTGAAAATACCGATTTAGTCTTTGTATTTGGGTACAACCCGGCGGATTCGCATCCGATCGTCGCCAATCGCGTGATCAAAGCGAAGAAAAACGGGGCGAAAATTATCGTCTGCGATCCGCGGAAAATCGAAACCGCGCGGATTGCGGATATGCATCTGGCGCTGAAAAACGGCTCCAACATCGCGCTGTTGAACGCGATGGGGCACGTGATTATCGAAGAAGATCTCTGGGACCACGCCTTTGTATCGGCGCGTACTGAAGGCTTTGAAGAGTATCGCAAAATCGTCGAGAGCTATACGCCGGAGTCGGTGGAAGCCATCACCGGCGTCAGCGCCAGTGAGATCCGCGAAGCGGCGCGGATGTACGCCCGCGCGGAACGTGCGGCGATCCTCTGGGGCATGGGCGTAACGCAGTTTTATCAGGGCGTCGAGACGGTGCGTTCACTCACCAGCCTCGCGCTGCTGACGGGTAATCTTGGCAAGCCGAGCGCGGGCGTTAACCCGGTGCGCGGGCAGAATAACGTACAGGGCGCGTGCGACATGGGCGCGTTGCCGGATACCTATCCGGGCTACCAGTACGTGAAATTCCCGGAACACCGCGAGAAGTTCGCCAAAGCCTGGGGCGTGGCGTCGCTGCCTGCGCATACCGGCTATCGCATTAGCGAGTTGCCGCACCGCGCGGCGCATGGCGAAGTGCGCGCCGCCTACATCATGGGCGAAGATCCGCTGCAAACCGATGCTGAACTCTCGGCGGTGCGCCAGGCGTTTGAAACGCTGGAACTGGTGATTGTGCAGGACATCTTCATGACCAAAACCGCCTCGGCGGCGGACGTGATTTTGCCTTCCACCTCCTGGGGCGAGCATGAAGGGGTCTATACGGCGGCGGACCGCGGCTTCCAGCGCTTCTTTAAAGCGGTGGAGCCGAAGTGGGATCTGAAAACCGACTGGCAGATAATCAGCGAGATCGCCACCCGGATGGGCTATCCGATGCATTACGACAACACCAAACAGATCTGGGATGAGCTGCGCGCGCTGTGCCCCGATTTTTATGGCGCCACTTATGAAAAAATGGGTGAGCTCGGCTACATTCAGTGGCCGTGTCGCGATGAATCAGAGGCCGATCAGGGCACCGATTACCTGTTTGAGAAGGAGTTCTCCACGCCGAACGGGCTCGGGCAGTTCTTCACCTGTGACTGGGCGCCGCCGCTTGACCGGGTGAACGAGGAGTATCCGCTGGTGCTCTCCACGGTGCGCGAAGTGGGGCACTACTCCTGCCGCTCAATGACCGGCAACTGCGCCGCGCTGGCGGCGCTGGCGGATGAGCCGGGTTACGCGCAAATCAACAGCGCCGACGCAAAACGCCTCGGCATTGAAGACGAGGCGCTGGTGTGGGTGGTGTCGCGCAAAGGCAAAGTCATTACCCGCGCGCAGGTGAGCGACAGGCCGAACAGAGGGGCGGTCTACATGACGTACCAGTGGTGGATCGGCGCCTGTAACGAGCTGGTGGCGGAGAACTTAAGCCCGATCACGAAAACGCCGGAGTATAAGTACTGCGCCGTGCGGGTTGAGCCGATAGCCGATCAGCGAGCCGCCGAGCAGTATGTGATTGACGAGTACAACGCCCTGAAAACCCGGCTGCGGGAGTCCGCGC
This DNA window, taken from Cronobacter universalis NCTC 9529, encodes the following:
- the fdhF gene encoding formate dehydrogenase subunit alpha; translation: MKKVVTVCPYCASGCKINLIVDNGKVVKAEAAMGKTNQGDLCLKGYYGWDFINDTQILTPRLKTPMIRRERGGRLEAVSWEEALDYVAQRLGDIKAKYGPDAIMTTGSSRGTGNETNYVMQKFARAAIGTNNVDCCARVUHGPSVAGLHQSVGNGAMSNSITGIENTDLVFVFGYNPADSHPIVANRVIKAKKNGAKIIVCDPRKIETARIADMHLALKNGSNIALLNAMGHVIIEEDLWDHAFVSARTEGFEEYRKIVESYTPESVEAITGVSASEIREAARMYARAERAAILWGMGVTQFYQGVETVRSLTSLALLTGNLGKPSAGVNPVRGQNNVQGACDMGALPDTYPGYQYVKFPEHREKFAKAWGVASLPAHTGYRISELPHRAAHGEVRAAYIMGEDPLQTDAELSAVRQAFETLELVIVQDIFMTKTASAADVILPSTSWGEHEGVYTAADRGFQRFFKAVEPKWDLKTDWQIISEIATRMGYPMHYDNTKQIWDELRALCPDFYGATYEKMGELGYIQWPCRDESEADQGTDYLFEKEFSTPNGLGQFFTCDWAPPLDRVNEEYPLVLSTVREVGHYSCRSMTGNCAALAALADEPGYAQINSADAKRLGIEDEALVWVVSRKGKVITRAQVSDRPNRGAVYMTYQWWIGACNELVAENLSPITKTPEYKYCAVRVEPIADQRAAEQYVIDEYNALKTRLRESAQG